Proteins encoded by one window of Anaerosporomusa subterranea:
- a CDS encoding CDIF630_02480 family spore surface protein, which translates to MDENHSKEKFLANPIERHDTAAWRGHVESTKPESNVPIPSEEAVIEAKEWVDTNSLS; encoded by the coding sequence ATGGATGAAAATCATTCGAAAGAAAAGTTTTTAGCTAATCCCATTGAACGACATGATACGGCGGCTTGGCGCGGGCATGTCGAAAGTACGAAGCCTGAGTCCAATGTCCCTATTCCCAGCGAGGAGGCAGTAATTGAGGCTAAGGAATGGGTGGATACGAATTCATTGTCTTAA
- a CDS encoding DUF362 domain-containing protein, whose translation MTELIRYFITKKCEKCNRCMEVCPEGAIYAADEKYEINDHMCKGCGICTEVCPTNAIIHETDPFRSINREADSFFGGGAWPIPWNKLR comes from the coding sequence ATGACAGAGTTAATCAGATACTTTATTACCAAAAAATGTGAGAAGTGTAATCGTTGTATGGAAGTTTGCCCTGAAGGTGCAATCTACGCAGCGGACGAGAAATATGAAATTAATGATCACATGTGCAAAGGCTGTGGTATTTGTACTGAAGTATGTCCAACCAATGCCATCATACACGAGACCGATCCATTTCGCAGCATTAACCGTGAAGCAGACTCGTTTTTCGGTGGCGGTGCATGGCCTATACCATGGAATAAATTAAGATAG
- a CDS encoding carbon starvation protein A encodes MNALTLVIIAILVLVLAYRYYGCFIAAKILVLDPNRETPAHEFEDGHDYVPTNKWVVFGHHFAAIAGAGPLVGPTLAAQYGYAPGFLWLLIGAVLAGGVHDMVVLFASIRHKGRSLAEIAKDEVGRTTGAAASFAVLVIILMTMAGLAIVIVNALFKNAWGTFTVTATIPIAMFIGVYMRYLRPGRLAEASIIGTILVLLGVAFGPVIKASIWAPLFTFSETQLKILLPTYGFIAATLPVWFLLAPRDYLSTYLKIGTIAALALGIFIVRPDIQMPAFTVFTAGGGPIIPGPVWPFLMITIACGAVSGFHALISSGTTPKLVDNECDVMVIGFGAMLTECFVGVMALIAATALHPGDYFAINTSAAVFPSLAAMGYTVVDLPQLSAMVEEDVAHRPGGAVSLAVGMASIFAGIPGLKGLMAYWYQFAIMFEALFILTTIDAGTRVARYIVQDLFGKFYKPFGQINWWPGVIFTGAVVSFAWGYLLYGGNISTIWPIFGVANQLLATLALCIGTTIILKQTKSKKYSLVTFIPMVVMFITTVTAGSMSIVITYLPQGLLANAALMVSMIVAVVITVVDSSIKWYRFIRKEEGK; translated from the coding sequence GTGAATGCTTTAACCTTAGTCATTATCGCTATACTGGTATTAGTTTTGGCATATCGCTACTACGGCTGTTTTATCGCGGCCAAAATTCTAGTGCTTGATCCAAATCGTGAAACTCCTGCACATGAGTTCGAAGATGGCCATGACTATGTTCCTACTAACAAGTGGGTGGTATTTGGACATCATTTTGCGGCGATTGCCGGTGCAGGACCGCTTGTTGGTCCCACTTTGGCTGCTCAGTATGGCTATGCCCCAGGCTTCCTTTGGCTGCTGATCGGAGCCGTTCTGGCAGGCGGTGTACATGATATGGTGGTGCTTTTTGCGTCAATTCGCCATAAGGGTCGATCACTTGCTGAAATTGCTAAGGATGAGGTTGGAAGAACGACAGGCGCTGCTGCGAGTTTCGCGGTTCTTGTTATTATTCTTATGACGATGGCAGGGTTGGCAATTGTTATTGTCAATGCGCTGTTTAAGAATGCATGGGGCACTTTCACGGTAACAGCGACAATTCCGATAGCCATGTTTATCGGAGTATACATGCGTTATCTCCGACCAGGCCGTCTTGCTGAAGCTTCGATTATTGGTACTATTCTCGTCTTGCTGGGAGTAGCTTTTGGCCCAGTTATTAAAGCTTCTATCTGGGCGCCCCTGTTTACTTTTTCCGAAACTCAGCTGAAAATTTTGTTGCCAACTTACGGATTTATAGCAGCAACGTTACCCGTCTGGTTTCTTCTGGCGCCGCGCGATTATCTTAGCACATACTTAAAAATTGGAACGATTGCTGCACTAGCGTTGGGGATATTTATTGTCAGGCCAGATATTCAAATGCCCGCATTTACGGTATTTACTGCAGGCGGCGGGCCTATTATTCCTGGGCCCGTTTGGCCCTTTCTCATGATTACTATTGCTTGCGGTGCTGTCTCCGGATTCCATGCCTTAATTAGTTCGGGCACTACACCTAAGTTGGTGGATAATGAGTGTGACGTTATGGTAATTGGTTTCGGAGCCATGCTGACCGAATGCTTTGTTGGTGTTATGGCCTTGATTGCCGCCACCGCGTTGCATCCTGGTGATTATTTTGCTATCAATACTTCAGCCGCTGTTTTCCCCAGCCTTGCTGCAATGGGGTATACTGTAGTCGACTTACCTCAGTTATCGGCTATGGTTGAAGAGGATGTAGCCCACCGTCCGGGAGGAGCAGTATCTCTGGCTGTGGGAATGGCTTCTATCTTTGCAGGTATTCCCGGATTAAAGGGTTTAATGGCTTACTGGTATCAATTTGCCATAATGTTTGAAGCTTTATTTATATTGACCACCATCGATGCGGGTACAAGGGTAGCCCGGTATATCGTACAAGACTTGTTTGGTAAGTTTTATAAGCCTTTCGGACAAATCAACTGGTGGCCGGGCGTCATTTTTACCGGCGCAGTAGTGTCATTTGCTTGGGGATATCTGCTTTATGGCGGAAATATTTCAACCATATGGCCGATCTTTGGTGTCGCGAATCAACTGTTGGCAACGCTGGCGCTATGTATTGGCACTACTATCATACTAAAACAGACTAAAAGCAAGAAATATTCGCTTGTTACCTTCATTCCGATGGTAGTCATGTTTATTACTACAGTTACTGCCGGGAGTATGTCCATCGTTATCACCTATCTGCCCCAAGGTTTGCTGGCAAATGCGGCTTTGATGGTTTCAATGATTGTAGCTGTTGTTATAACGGTGGTAGACTCCAGTATTAAGTGGTATCGGTTTATACGAAAAGAAGAGGGAAAGTAG
- the nifJ gene encoding pyruvate:ferredoxin (flavodoxin) oxidoreductase, protein MSKKMKTMDGNQAAAEASYALTEVATVFPITPSSPMAEGVDEWAAHGKKNLFDQPVRVVEMQSEAGAAGAVHGSLQAGALTTTYTASQGLLLMIPEMYKMAGNLVPAVFHVSARALATHALSIFGDHQDINACRQTGFALLCSNNVQEAMDLGFTAHLSSIKSRVPFLHFFDGFRTSHEIQKIAVTPYEEISKLVDYNAIQEFRDRSLNPEHPVLRGSAQNPDIYFQGREVSNPFVEAIPDIVENYFKEFKKISGREYHLFEYYGDPEAENIIVAMGSVCNTTEETIDYLQAKGEKIGLIKVHLYRPFSKKHFFAVLPKSVKKIAVLDRTKEPGSTGEPLYLDVLQMFNHEATKPIIIGGRYGLGSKDTTPSQILAVYKNLKQTQPKDRFTIGIVDDVSHTSLPMKEIIDITPEGTISCKFWGLGSDGTVGANKSAIKIIGDNTDLHVQGYFEYDSKKSGGTTISHLRFGEKPIKSSYFVFDADYIACHNRSFLYNYDLLKGLKKNGTFVLNCPWRPEEVEDHLPALYKRYIAKNNINLYIIDAISIAEEIGLGGRINMVMQAAFFKLAKVIPVEKAIQYLKDSIQKVYGNKGSSIVEMNQKAVDRGIEGLQQVKIPASWADIKDEAMPMKDEPDFIKHIQRPMARHDGDDLPTSAFVGMEDGTHPLGTTKYEKRGIAVYTPEWQIDKCIQCNQCSYVCPHATIRPFLLNEDELTKAPDTFKTKKPNSKKLEGYHYRIQVSPLDCTGCGNCADTCPAPGKALVMKPADHEIEMESENWEFAMNVTEKRDLIDVKTLIGSQFARPLLEFNGACPGCGETPYVRLLTQLFGDRMLIANATGCSSIWGGSSPSIPYTTNADGKGPAWMNPLFEDNSEFGYGMYIGSKQIRSKIADLMHQELKNSNSENLKQAFQEWLDNMDDGEGSKKASAQVLEAIKKETSTANPILSEIMARKDYLIKPSVWILGGDGFAYDIGYNGLDHVIASGDDVNIFIMDTEVYSNTGGQASKATQTAAIAKFAAAGKRIRKKDLGLIATTYGYVYVAQIAMGANMNQTLKAITEAESYKGPSLIIAYASCINHGIKSGMGTSIYEMKKAVDAGYWHLWRHDPRLKEQGKNPFILDSKEPTGSFQDFLKGEIRYSSLKTMFPEVADEMFVTAEQHAHEKYQTLKRFSEMQY, encoded by the coding sequence ATGTCAAAAAAAATGAAAACAATGGATGGTAACCAGGCGGCAGCCGAGGCATCTTACGCCCTTACTGAGGTGGCAACTGTCTTTCCGATTACTCCTTCGTCTCCGATGGCTGAAGGGGTTGATGAATGGGCAGCTCATGGTAAGAAGAACTTGTTTGATCAACCTGTCAGAGTAGTAGAAATGCAATCAGAGGCTGGTGCTGCGGGAGCGGTACACGGTTCACTTCAGGCGGGGGCTCTCACGACAACCTATACAGCTTCCCAAGGGTTACTCTTGATGATTCCTGAGATGTATAAAATGGCGGGCAATCTGGTACCAGCAGTTTTTCATGTCAGCGCGCGTGCCCTTGCGACGCATGCATTATCGATTTTCGGAGATCACCAGGATATCAATGCTTGCCGCCAAACCGGATTTGCTTTGCTTTGTTCTAATAATGTCCAAGAAGCCATGGATCTCGGTTTTACCGCGCATCTTTCCTCAATCAAGTCCCGGGTACCATTCTTGCATTTCTTTGACGGGTTTAGAACCTCTCATGAAATTCAGAAAATCGCAGTGACTCCCTATGAAGAGATTTCTAAACTGGTCGATTATAACGCGATTCAAGAATTTAGGGACCGTTCACTGAATCCCGAACATCCGGTTTTAAGAGGCAGCGCCCAGAATCCCGATATTTATTTCCAGGGACGTGAGGTTTCTAATCCTTTTGTCGAAGCTATCCCTGATATTGTGGAAAATTATTTTAAGGAATTTAAGAAAATAAGCGGGCGTGAATACCATTTATTCGAGTACTATGGGGACCCTGAAGCGGAAAATATCATCGTGGCCATGGGCTCAGTCTGCAACACCACGGAAGAAACAATCGATTACCTACAGGCAAAAGGTGAAAAAATCGGGCTGATTAAAGTCCATCTATATCGTCCGTTTTCCAAGAAACATTTCTTTGCAGTTTTGCCTAAGTCTGTGAAGAAGATTGCTGTCCTCGATCGAACAAAAGAACCCGGTTCAACCGGCGAACCGCTTTACCTCGATGTCCTGCAAATGTTTAATCATGAGGCCACGAAACCGATAATCATTGGCGGACGCTATGGTCTTGGCTCGAAAGATACCACTCCCTCCCAAATCCTCGCAGTCTATAAAAATTTGAAACAAACCCAACCCAAGGATCGGTTCACAATTGGTATCGTCGACGATGTCAGCCACACCTCTTTGCCAATGAAAGAAATAATAGATATCACTCCGGAAGGCACGATTAGTTGTAAGTTCTGGGGCCTAGGTTCTGATGGGACGGTCGGCGCCAATAAAAGCGCGATTAAAATCATCGGCGACAATACTGACCTCCATGTCCAAGGCTATTTTGAATATGACAGTAAAAAATCCGGCGGTACAACAATTTCCCATTTGCGCTTTGGTGAAAAGCCGATCAAATCCTCTTATTTCGTGTTTGACGCCGATTATATTGCCTGCCACAATCGGTCTTTCCTCTATAATTACGACCTTCTGAAAGGGCTAAAAAAGAATGGCACATTTGTCCTGAACTGCCCTTGGCGGCCAGAAGAAGTGGAGGACCACCTTCCGGCCTTGTACAAGCGCTATATTGCTAAAAACAATATCAATCTCTATATCATCGACGCGATTTCAATTGCCGAAGAAATCGGTCTTGGTGGTCGGATTAACATGGTTATGCAAGCAGCTTTCTTCAAATTGGCGAAAGTCATCCCGGTCGAGAAAGCTATCCAGTACCTGAAGGATTCCATTCAAAAAGTGTACGGCAATAAAGGCTCGAGTATTGTTGAGATGAACCAAAAAGCTGTAGACCGCGGAATTGAAGGATTGCAGCAAGTAAAAATTCCTGCATCCTGGGCTGACATTAAAGATGAAGCAATGCCAATGAAAGACGAGCCTGATTTTATTAAACATATTCAACGCCCCATGGCTCGCCACGACGGAGATGACCTTCCAACCAGCGCCTTTGTGGGAATGGAGGATGGAACTCACCCGCTCGGTACGACAAAGTACGAAAAACGGGGAATTGCGGTTTATACTCCAGAATGGCAAATCGATAAATGTATTCAATGTAACCAATGTTCCTATGTCTGCCCACATGCGACCATTCGGCCCTTCCTCTTAAATGAGGACGAACTCACGAAAGCTCCCGACACCTTTAAGACAAAGAAACCAAATTCTAAGAAGCTTGAGGGTTATCATTACCGTATTCAGGTTTCTCCACTTGATTGTACCGGTTGTGGTAACTGTGCGGATACTTGTCCGGCGCCAGGTAAAGCCCTTGTAATGAAGCCTGCGGATCATGAAATCGAGATGGAATCGGAGAACTGGGAATTCGCGATGAATGTTACTGAAAAACGGGATTTAATCGATGTAAAGACCCTCATTGGCAGCCAGTTTGCCCGACCGCTCCTTGAATTCAATGGAGCTTGCCCAGGCTGTGGTGAGACTCCCTACGTCAGGCTCCTAACACAATTATTTGGTGACCGTATGTTGATTGCCAATGCCACAGGTTGTTCTTCAATCTGGGGTGGCAGTTCCCCGTCGATCCCTTATACCACGAATGCCGATGGAAAAGGACCGGCTTGGATGAACCCGCTTTTCGAGGATAATTCCGAATTTGGCTACGGCATGTATATCGGGTCGAAACAAATCCGATCCAAAATTGCCGATCTGATGCACCAAGAGTTGAAGAACTCAAACAGTGAAAATCTGAAACAGGCCTTCCAGGAATGGCTAGACAATATGGATGATGGTGAAGGGTCTAAGAAAGCCTCAGCCCAGGTACTCGAAGCGATAAAAAAAGAAACCAGCACTGCTAACCCGATTCTTTCCGAGATCATGGCACGGAAAGATTACCTCATTAAGCCCTCGGTCTGGATTCTCGGCGGCGATGGCTTTGCTTATGATATCGGTTACAATGGACTTGATCACGTCATCGCCAGTGGGGATGATGTAAACATCTTCATTATGGACACAGAGGTTTACTCTAACACAGGTGGTCAAGCCTCGAAGGCGACTCAAACTGCAGCCATCGCTAAATTCGCAGCCGCCGGAAAGAGAATTCGCAAAAAAGATCTCGGGCTCATCGCTACAACGTATGGCTATGTGTATGTCGCCCAAATCGCCATGGGGGCAAATATGAATCAAACCCTGAAAGCAATTACCGAAGCGGAAAGTTACAAAGGACCGTCCCTGATTATTGCCTATGCTTCTTGCATTAACCACGGGATTAAATCCGGCATGGGCACCAGCATATATGAAATGAAGAAAGCAGTCGATGCGGGGTACTGGCATCTCTGGCGTCACGATCCACGTCTTAAAGAGCAAGGCAAGAATCCCTTCATCCTGGATTCAAAAGAACCGACAGGCTCCTTCCAAGATTTCCTGAAGGGCGAAATTCGTTACTCCTCACTTAAGACGATGTTCCCTGAAGTCGCGGACGAGATGTTCGTGACTGCCGAACAACATGCCCACGAAAAATATCAAACCTTAAAGCGTTTCTCAGAAATGCAGTATTAG